A DNA window from Pseudarthrobacter sp. W1I19 contains the following coding sequences:
- a CDS encoding nuclease-related domain-containing protein produces the protein MTAEHGPILLGQRVPGQAVMEELMAVQSVVRPRTWLQRVFGTSPLSPEAQPWYKGALGEIAVGRILEQLGPDWLVLHAIPVGRGSSDIDHLLVGPAGVFTVNTKNHSGQPVWVANRTLMVAGKKTRHLYNADFEASRASKLLTAAVGGAVDVTAMVVVVDPKSMTIKSRPDRVVVLRDGQLLGWLRHRKSELGPADVGRIASAAVLAQTWHRKPGPAGDPEGLQQSFIALRLLVHQALRRRAAWALGVPVAGLLMLANAGHLAAAILQSLGGR, from the coding sequence ATGACCGCCGAACACGGCCCTATCCTCCTCGGACAGCGGGTGCCGGGGCAAGCCGTCATGGAGGAGTTGATGGCGGTCCAGAGCGTGGTGCGGCCCCGTACGTGGCTCCAGCGGGTCTTCGGCACCAGTCCACTCAGCCCGGAGGCCCAGCCTTGGTACAAGGGGGCCCTCGGGGAGATCGCCGTCGGACGCATCCTTGAGCAACTGGGCCCCGACTGGCTGGTGCTGCATGCCATTCCTGTGGGGCGGGGTTCATCGGACATCGACCACCTGCTCGTGGGTCCGGCAGGCGTCTTCACGGTCAACACGAAGAACCACTCGGGCCAACCCGTATGGGTAGCGAACCGGACGCTTATGGTGGCGGGCAAGAAGACCCGGCACCTTTACAACGCCGACTTCGAAGCGTCGCGGGCGTCCAAGCTGCTCACTGCCGCCGTGGGTGGCGCGGTCGATGTTACTGCGATGGTGGTGGTTGTTGATCCCAAGAGTATGACGATCAAGTCCCGGCCCGACCGTGTTGTGGTGCTCAGGGACGGGCAGCTCCTGGGGTGGCTAAGGCATCGCAAATCCGAGCTGGGGCCGGCCGACGTGGGCAGGATAGCCTCTGCTGCTGTGCTGGCGCAGACCTGGCACCGAAAGCCGGGCCCAGCGGGGGATCCAGAGGGGCTGCAACAAAGCTTCATTGCGCTCCGGCTGCTGGTGCATCAGGCCCTACGGCGGCGGGCAGCCTGGGCGCTGGGCGTTCCGGTGGCCGGATTGCTGATGTTGGCCAACGCGGGCCACCTGGCGGCGGCGATACTGCAATCGTTGGGTGGACGGTGA